In the Zingiber officinale cultivar Zhangliang chromosome 5A, Zo_v1.1, whole genome shotgun sequence genome, GGATCTCCTATGATTTATTTAACTAGATGACTAGTATTAATCTTGGATGTGCTTAGAGTTTGATTTTCAACATGAGTTCGACGTTGATTTTCATCTGATTCATGTATAACTTCTTTTGAATTATTATTAACCACTTTATCAATTTCTAATGGAGTAGATTGGTTGATTTTGGTTGAGTTTTCTTCATTAAAGAAAGATTGtatttgaggtttcttcaattttAACAATTTTCTTATTATAAATCTTATATCCCCTAGTATTTGTGGCATACCTTACAAAAATTTCTTCATCAATTTTACTAATAAATTTTGGTAagttatttttaatgtttaagaTATAGGTCgcatccaaatatttttaagtatttaattGAGGGTGTTCTATTAAGAATATTTCATAAAATGTTTTTATTGGATTTTGTTAATATGAATTTgattttgaacatgtccaaaaaTCACTTGGTAAACTAAACCAATTTAATATTGTCCCAACTACTATTAGGATTCAATTTTTCCTTTCAACTAgatcattttgttgtggagttctaGGACATGATAATTCATGTTTTTAGCCATTATCGAGATAAAATTTCTCAAACTCATGATTATCAAATTTTCCTCCATGatcatttttaatattcttaattttaatatttatttgatttttttgtatatttaataaattgaataagtttatttaaggtttcatctttttattttagaaaataagtccatgtaaattttaaaaattcatcaaAGATAATATTGACTTTCATTTAATGATTTACTTTTGTTACTTTCAAATAGATCCATATTAACTCTTTCTAAATTGTCACTACAACAAATAAGAGTTTCCACAACGGGTCATTAACAAGGGATAATTAAGGTAATACGCTTAATTAAGTGTGTAtagtattatatttttataaataacaaCACGCGCACAAAAATAATACGTTATCGAATATATTGTTGACAGCCCGCAATGCATGCTGTTAATTAACAGTGTATTTTTGCGCGTCGTTAAAAATATGTCggtaaaaataaacttttaaccGGCGCAAAAGCGTGCTATTTGcctatcgaaagaattttttttgcccattgttaaaagaatttttttttaatgcgcTCGAAATTTACTCACCGCGatctttccattttttttttgttaacctaaAATCTTAGCCTTCCCTCAACgtctctcctttcctctccacATTCTTTTTCTATCGCCGACAAGCCGCCGACGAAGGGGCAGGTAACAAGGAGGTAGCTAACGCTAGTTGCTCGTGAGGTGGTCCGTGAGGCAATGAACGGAGGTCGCTCATGAGGCGGTCACTACCTCACCAGCGCACGAGGCAGTCATTGACTCGCCAAACAACGAGCGATCGCTTCGCGTGCAGGAGGTTCGCGAGCATCTCTGTCACCACCGATCAGTTCATTCCCTTCATGGGGACAGGTAAAGTTCTCCTTTTCCCTGTTgatctctctcagagcaaatttTATGGCGTTAGGATGTGATTGTTTTTTCTCGGAACTTTTTTTATTAACATAAAATTGATCTGATTTCCTTGTTTCCATAATTTTTTGTATTTATCGAATGGTTTAGATGAGACCAATTTTCATGTAGGTGTTGGGAGTGAAAGGGTTCGATCTAAAAAatgctttttcaaaatttatcttgcTAAGGTATTAACAGATGATCATTCTATATTGCTTGAACCAAATAGCAtagataattattttcaaagggTTCAACATTGCAGTATGCGAAGCCAGAGGTTGGAATTGAATTTTCTGGAGCTCTTGAACTCATGAATTTAAGTGACAGTAGGTTTCCCTTTATcatttttttcttcaatttttttaaCCATAACTAAATTGATTAAGCTATTGGTTTGATGCACTCGATGTTAGTGCAAAAGAAGAGGACTTAAGGTTGTTGTTGCCTCTGGTGCTGACAGAATGAAGGTTGATGCAAATTTGGCTGTTGTTGGTCTGCGTGTTTCTCTATCAATAGCTTACGAATTCTTTGTCCATTTTGTTGGCTGATGATTTAGACTCTCTTATAGATTATGATGTCGGTTCTATCCTGCCCAGAGTTAGTTTGCATACTTCTGTGCAATATACGTGAATTTTTTGCTACTATACACCATAAAGGCTTAATTTTGTCCACATTATTGATTTTTTAGCATATCAATTATTGTTTTCACTTCTATTAGATCggtgtaaaaaatatatatatgacacCAAATAACCAACCATCATAACGAAGGAACTTTAACACCCTATTTGGAAACAACTTAAGtgaaggaattgaattgaattccagcaggaattcaattcaattcctaTGTTTGGAATGGATTAGTGAATAAcataattgaattgaattccttaatttggaatctatttgaattgaattccattcttATACATTTATCATTTTATCCTCATAATTAACCATTTAATAACAAAGAGAATGTTAGCATACCACTCTTGATCAATCCAGCGCACGGGAAGAAGTTGGCACACGGCGCACGGGAGCAAGCAGTCGGCAgatgaaaaaaaagagagttttaaaagggGCATTTAAGTAATTCTAGTTCTTCAGGGTAAATTCCCTATCCAAATTAGATGAGTTTTGGTCTGATTTGCTTTTGCACTATTTCATGGAATTAGAATTCAATTCTTGAGCGATTCCATATCAAAATTTTATACCAAACAATGGAATTGAATTCCAATTCCACTAAGTTGAAGAGGTTGGTTTATATCACATACATCTTTTCTTAGTTTCCCTGTgcaaagaagggaaaaaaaaacatcaTACTGAAGGTAAACTTTTTTTACTAAGGCTTACATTCTCATCTCTCTTAATCATTGGCTAGTCTTTGACTGGAGACTCAAGTGAACACTTTTCCTATAATTGGAGAATTTAATTGTTTGATCTTTTTGAATTTTATCTGCAGATATATACTATTGAAGTTAAAGCGATTGTAATTTGGGATGCATTGATTCGCATTGTGTACATGTTGTGTAtttacataatcaacatgtttgtCTTCACATGATTATGAGATGTGTCTTTTCAATTATAGAGTATATTTTACTTTATAAAATATGTTTTCTTGAActaatgatgaatcaaattggtatgTATTAGAAAAATGAGgaaaaaaaacataacaaaacatcTATACATGAAATTCAAGTAATATTGTCTTCTTTTTAAAATCTTAGTTTACTTTAATaaaatatacttatgcatttcaatctttttatgttattttgtaAGAAAATATAGCTAAGAGGCATCATGTTTTTCTTGGTGGATCTTGTTAGAAAGTTTGGATTGATAGAGTTTTTTAGAGAAGGTGGACCTAATTCGATCaaataaagaaatattttttcttgatgaatcaaattggtatgTATTAGAAAAATgagggaaaaaaaaacataacaaaacatcTATATATGAAATTCAAGTAATATTGTCTTCTTGTTAAAATTGTAGTTTACTTTAATaaaatatacttatgcatttcaatctttttatgttattttgtaAGAAAATATAGCTAAGAGGCATCATGTTTTTCTGGTGGATCTTGTTAGAAAGTTTGGATTGATAGAGTTTTTTAGAGAATGTGGACCTAATTTGATCaaataaagaaatattttttcttgatgaatcaaattggtatgTATTAGAAAAATGAGgaaaaaaaacataacaaaacatcTATATATGAAATTCAAGTAATATTGTCTTCTTTTTAAAATCGTAGTTTACTTTAATaaaatatacttatgcatttcaatctttttatgttattttgtaAGAAAATATAGCTAAGAGGTATTTTTCTTGGTGGATCTTGTTAGAAAGTTTGGATTGATAGAGTTTTTTTTAGAGAAGGTGGACCTAATTCGATCaaataaagaaatattttttcttgAGAATGCAATAGGAAGCACAGTCATTTTCTCTTTATTTGAGTTTATAGTTTTATGTGACTGATATAAATTCTACTTATTTTATCATATATGGTTTTGTAGGAGAAGGTAGAGATGCTGAAGGGAGAGATCAATGAGAAACTCCTAAATAAGATGAAGGCTAAGATGAAAGTCTTGAGAACAACACGAAACTGGTGGCTAGTGGAACACTATTTGATGCATATCAGATTGAAGTAGTATGAGAATATTGTTGTCAGTGAAATATTTTATTGTTGTTTTGTAGTTAATTTAGAGATATTTGTGAGCTTTGTAAAAtgataaataaatgaataaaaattatgtattcacattttaattgtattttaatattttttttttattttaagtgatagatgaattgtgataatgtctcaattttaaatttagattacaTATTTTGAATAAATATTAATGATAATTGTATGGTATTTTAACTCTAATGTGCACCGTGCGCAATGAATGCTGTTAAGTGTAGCGCGATGCACATTGCCAATGTCCTTAACCGCAAATGCATGTTGCAAAAGCTCTTAATTGAAGCGCACGTTGTGCGCTGTCAATGTTTTATGACTTTCAATAACTTGTAATTGTGCAGCATGCGATGCGTGTTACAAATAACAAAATTGCACGTTGCAGAAAGTCAAATATTTGCAGTGTGTGagttatttgatttgaattagtCGATTTATGGGTTAATCATATTTGTTTACCCTTTTTTTACATATATCACAATTTAAGTCATCTGATTTAGTTAAGGTTTGTAACCTTTGATTAAATTGTTTCTATTGATTTTTAACAAGTGTCTAGCATGAGTGTACACTAGTTTCTTCTTGTTGTGAAATAAAACATGTGAGGAAGAATGTAAACTAAAGatataaatgttattttttcTGGTTcctattaaagttaatttaaattctTTGGTAGATTTAACAAGACATTTGTTAGACAAGAATTCTACTTTATATCTGGTATCATAGAATTGACTTATGTCAAGtaaattaaaacttaggttttctaCGAATAAACTCTTTTAATgataactttgaatttaaaataatgttACCTGACTCGAGTATCTTTTGCTTCCCGTTGTTTTCGAAGCAAATTGTCCCCATTTCTTTGAGTTTAAGTGAAGTAAACATTTCCTAATTCCAATCATATGTCTAGAGTAGTCACTATCTAACATCTATTCGTGTTGAGTTTAATGTGTCAAAATTTCTAAGTCTGACTTGGTGATGAGTGCAATGTGGCATATTGACTCAGCCTCTTCATTTTTgtaattagcttctcccacaactcttttgcatctTTAAACGGTTTGATTTTCTCAACTTGAGGGTAAGTCAGATTGCAAAGAATTATGTTTATTGCTTTGGCATTTGACTAAGTTGTTTGTTTCATGCTGCTTGTCCATGATTCGAACCCACATAACTTGCTTTCTATGTCTCTTGGTAAATTGATTccaattttaaatactttctcaGCATTCTGAGTTGGTTTTAAGAATATCTTCTAATTGGCAAAAAATTTGTGATTATTAAAGGAGAGCGGATTATGTTGCATTCTACCTGCAAAAACATATCTATAAACAATTATTTGTTTGAATTGTATTAAGGTCTAGGATAGGGTATGAGTTTGGTATGGTTGTAATTAGAGTTTGGATTTGGGTTTAGCTAGACTCGgattattaatcaattaattgttTATTCCTTTCTCAAAGTACAAAGTTTGTCctatgttagatttaagttttgatttgaaCAAATTTAGTGAGAGTTTTTGAAATCAACTTCTAAGTCATGGCGAGACACAAGGTCTTTTTGATTATCAGAACAATGATAgtttccttagacaaaacctttttaAGAAACATGAGCTAAATCAACTTTACTACAAcgtcttggtctaactggtttagAATGAGGCATGAAATAATTTCTACTAGTTCCACTTGATTAGATGCACCGGGTACAAAAATCCAGCCTAGACATGCAACTATCCAAGTTTTTATTAGCTCAACCCACTCTGATATTAAATTATAGGATTGATCTCAATAcgcatggggggggggggggggggtaaatagcctttaagaatttttagaatgaGCAGATAGTAAATAAAGTAGTTGAATCAATCAGAATTAGCATAtcggaaataaaattaatttagattgatttaatcaagtaagacaaaagcaataaatttagctAACAATTTAAGTATGTAAGTTGATTAACCAAGCTAGAAGTATAGACATGAAacagttataaaatatgattcttatttttaatttcttctaagtggagaaaccttacagaaaaaaattctaaaaagtttAAGCACAATAAAATGAATAAGGCAATACAAAAATAAATGAAACTATTACTCAAGATGTTGCTGATAAGAAATGAAGCGTGTGTCATAGTGTGCCACAACACCAAAGGTGAAAGAGCACTTTAGAGCACAAGAATAAGGATAATGATTTCTGTTTGAGTGGTTTTCAAGTTCTGTCTCGAAactctttatataggactcctCCTGTCGCTTGAAGCCTTCTCGGTTACCTGTAGAGGTGCTGGCGTGGCTACAATATCTATCCATAAGATAACGTTAATGAAACTCTCTGATTGCCTATATATCCTCTAGTCATTTGGGTAGAGCTCAAACTTCATGTTGGCCGCCTTGCTCGGATTATTGATAATGTCATATCCTGATCACCTAGAGGCTGCTTCAATCTCCAACACACTCTAGTTGCCTTAACCTAACTATGATTGTCTGGACTCTCTGAAATCCTTTTGTTGAGAGTTATCACCAGTTAGTCACCCCAAACTCCATTCGGTTGCTTGGAACCATCAAACATGATTCCCTCCAATTGTTACACGTAATGAGGATGATATAAAATGTGAAGTTACTCGCACTCACTTGACTAGTTTGGTTTTGCCGAGCAATCAACATGTACACTTGGACTTGATTTACCTAACACCCAGTTAGAAATTTGTTTGTCACTTGGATTTCAATAACTTAGCCTATTGTTAGAAATTTGTAGATCAAAGCTTAATCCCTTATACTTGAGTTATCTGGCCTCTAGTTAGGAATTTATCTGCTTGGCCACCAATCAAAATTTTAGTTATCTAACTTTACTTATTAGGATTTTGTCATTGCCTAGTTTTACTAACTAATTATATCACAACTAATCTAACTTTAATCTTAATCATGTATCAAAACTCTAGATTATATGTTGTGCATCCAACGCTAGCAATAACAACTAATCATAACTACTATATACATTAACTACGAAATAGTTGCTATATGTTGTAACAACTATTGATAGTTGCTACAATAATATTAGATAAGAGGTATTTTGAAGATAAAATATTAGATGGAGcacactgtttttttttttttcggtttTTTTGCTTTAAGAGATGTCATTtttaatatttgtataatttaaagcgtccttttaatttttgcctattaaattttatattttttataatttaactcAGATACAGAAGTAGAAGTGACCATATGCATCATTCACCAAAGCATGAAAAATCGAGTACAAATATGCTCTGAGCACAATGGCATGATATCTATACAAGAAGCACTCCAACACAATTCCTGCACGAAGAAGCTTGTAATTCTGCCGTTcgttcattcattcattcaagtcGACAAGGACAATGGATAGTCGGATGGCCTGATTCTTCAAGAGAATTAACAACTGAAAGGATCACAAGATTTTTTACTAGCTCTCGAGCTGCAAGGAGTGATCTGGCATAATTAATGCACCGCCACTTCAGTCTGTCATGTCTTCCACTTCATCTTCTACAGCAAAAATATCCTCCACTTCGTCATCAGGAAGGCCGTAAATTGCATCGATTCGACTCTGAACGATTTTCATAGTAAGACCTGGGAACCTATAAGGGCAACTAGGTCGCAGTTCTATTTTGATAAATGGCCATCTCATTGTTTCTGCAGCTGCACATTCTTCTGGCCCGTCTCCGATGGCGCAGAAGCGGACATTCAGGCCCCTAAACCGCTCCTTGATCCATGAAAAGCACTGAAGCTTCCCTACTTCCCATGAGCTGTAAACTGGAGTGAAAAAATAGTTTCATCAGTCATCGACAAGAAAATATTTGTCCTGCTCGTTGTATAAAAGAGGAACTAGCTAGGAACACAAATACAGTAATTAAACAAATTGCATGACTAAAAGAATGGCTATTTAGATTAGAATAAGAATCTGCATTGACATATCTAGCATACACATTGCTTGCTCCAAAGCTTCAAAATAGATCTATGGCATGGATTGATTCAAGACTGCCTtaaaaaggcaataaataagaacTAATGATGAGAAAAGACAAACCATTTTTAGCAGGGATAACATCATCCAATCTGTAAAGCAAACATTTGGCAAGACTAGGAACCAGCGATCCTGAAGTGACAAGGACATTCACACTTTTGCCTTTGTTAGTACTG is a window encoding:
- the LOC121980611 gene encoding protein SUPPRESSOR OF QUENCHING 1, chloroplastic-like, which encodes MRRSLPHQRTRQSLTRQTTSDRFACRRFASISVTTDQFIPFMGTGVGSERVRSKKCFFKIYLAKYAKPEVGIEFSGALELMNLSDREGRDAEGRDQ